CATGAACGAAACCTTCGTCACCCTGTCCGGCTGGCTGGGCAACGACGTCAGCGTGCGTCAGGCCGCCGACGTGCCCGTCGCCAGCTTCCGGGTCGCGAGCACCCCGCGCCGCTTCCAGCGCTCCACCCAGACCTGGGAAGACGGCGACACCCAGTGGTACTCCGTGAACGCCTGGCGGGCGCTCGCGGAGAACTGCGAGCAGTCCCTGCGGCGCGGCGACCCCGTGGTGGTGCACGGCAAGCTGAGCGCCCACGTCTGGACCAACAAGGCCGGGCTGGAGGTGACCACCTTCGAGATCGAGGCCGCGTTCGTCGGCCACGACCTGAACCGCGGCACGAGCCGGTTCCAGCGCCGGAAGCCGGTCGTCGCGTCCGACGGCGCGAGCACCGAGGAGGTGCCCGCCGACGCCGCCTGACGAGTGGCCCCGATCCGGCGTTTGCGGTGCTCGCGCCGTAGGGTTCGGAGCATGGCTGACTACGTCTTCACCCTGCGAAACGTGCGCAAGGCGCACGGCGACAAGGTGGTTCTCGACAACGTGACGTTGTCGTTCCTGCACGGCGCGAAGATCGGCGTCGTCGGGCCCAACGGCACCGGCAAGTCGACCCTGCTCAAGATCATGGCGGGGCTCGAGCACGCCAACAACGGCGACGCGATCATCGACCCGGACGCCACGGTGGGCATGCTCCAGCAGGAGCCGCCGCTGACAGAGGGCAAGACGGTCCTGGAGAACGTCGAGGAGGCCGTGGCCGAGACCAAGGCCAAGATGGCCCGCCTCGACGAGCTCTACCTGATGATGGGCGACCCCGACGCCGACCAGGACAAGGTCGCGACCGAGGCCGGTGACCTGCAGAGCGAGCTCGACGCCGCCAATGTCTGGGACCTCGACAGCCGGCTCGACCAGGCGATGGACGCGCTGCGCTGCCCACCTCCCGAGGTGCTGGTCGACAACCTGTCGGGTGGTGAGCGGCGCCGTGTCGCGCTGTGCAAGCTGCTGCTCCAGCAGCCGGACCTGCTCCTGCTCGACGAGCCCACCAACCACCTCGACGCCGAGTCGGTGCAGTGGCTCGAGGGGCACCTCGCCTCCTACCCCGGCTGCGTGCTCGCCGTGACCCACGACCGGTACTTCCTCGACAACGTCGCGCAGTGGATCCTCGAGCTCGACCGCGGCAAGGCCCACCCCTACGAGGGCAACTACTCGACCTACCTCGAGACCAAGCAGGAGCGCCTCAAGATCGAGGGCGCCAAGGATGCCAAGCGCGCCAAGATGCTCGAGCGCGAGCTGGCGTGGGTGCGGTCCAACCCGAAGGCGCGCCAGGCCAAGAGCAAGGCCCGCCTGGGCCGCTACGAGGAGATGGCCGCCGAGGCCGACCGCAACCGCAAGATCGACACCGGC
This genomic window from Nocardioides cynanchi contains:
- a CDS encoding single-stranded DNA-binding protein; this translates as MNETFVTLSGWLGNDVSVRQAADVPVASFRVASTPRRFQRSTQTWEDGDTQWYSVNAWRALAENCEQSLRRGDPVVVHGKLSAHVWTNKAGLEVTTFEIEAAFVGHDLNRGTSRFQRRKPVVASDGASTEEVPADAA
- the ettA gene encoding energy-dependent translational throttle protein EttA, with translation MADYVFTLRNVRKAHGDKVVLDNVTLSFLHGAKIGVVGPNGTGKSTLLKIMAGLEHANNGDAIIDPDATVGMLQQEPPLTEGKTVLENVEEAVAETKAKMARLDELYLMMGDPDADQDKVATEAGDLQSELDAANVWDLDSRLDQAMDALRCPPPEVLVDNLSGGERRRVALCKLLLQQPDLLLLDEPTNHLDAESVQWLEGHLASYPGCVLAVTHDRYFLDNVAQWILELDRGKAHPYEGNYSTYLETKQERLKIEGAKDAKRAKMLERELAWVRSNPKARQAKSKARLGRYEEMAAEADRNRKIDTGEINIPAGPRLGDIVLEAKGLGKGFDGRTLMHDLSFTLPRAGIVGVIGPNGVGKTTLFKMIIGEEKPDDGELVVGKTVKISYVDQSRGGLDPQKNVWEVVSDGLDFIKVANFEMPSRAYVASFGFKGPDQQKRAGVLSGGERNRLNLALTLKMGGNLLMLDEPTNDLDVETLQSLEDALLEFPGCAVVTSHDRWFLDRIATHILAWEGDDEDDAKWFWFEGNFAAYEDNKIERLGIEAARPHRVTHRRLTRD